ACTGATTATTAGCATATGACTACAAAGACTTTCACAGGCGTTTCTTAGACGAATATCTTTCAGTACAGAGACACCACACTCGACCCGACCCCTCGCATGGTGGAGGTGAGCACCGACCCAACCCAACTGCGAGGGGCCCCCTGATCATGACAACCTGACCGCTTTCCCCGCCGCCACACCGTCCTTGCGTTTCCACCGCCGGCCAAGCCGAGCCACGAATTCGCTCGCCCAAAAAAAATGATCAGGGTCACCGTATGAGCCATTCCACACTGTTCCCCCAAACCATCTACACCTTGCCCTACGACAACAACCGCCTGGCCCTGGGCGCAGTGCCCAAGCTGGACGACCCCCTGCAAGAACGCGTGAACCGCAAGCAAAAACTCGCCGCCGCCTACCGCCTGTTCGGCCGTCTGGGCTACGAGGTTGGCGTGGCAGGGCACTTCACCGCCCGTGACCCGGTGCACCGGGACCACTACTGGATCAACCCACTGGGCGTGCCGTTCTCGCAAATCACCGTCTCGCACCTGCTGCGCGTGGATAGCAACGGCCAAGTCGTCGAAGGCGAAGGCATGCTCAACACCAGCGCCCTGGAACTGCACCACGACTTGCAACAGGCGCGGCCTGAAGTGGTCGGCATTGCCCACCTGCACGGCTTCCACGGTCGAGTGTGGTCGTCGCTGGGCCGCTTGTTTGACCCGATCACCGCCGAGTCCGGCGCGTTCCTCGATGACCAGGTGATCTTCCCGCGCCACGCCCTACGAACCGCCACTGGCGCGCTGGAACAAGACCGCAAGATCGTCGCCCAGGCCTTTGTCGAAACCTTCGCCCAGAACAACCTGCTGGTGTGGCAGAACCACGGCCTGTGGGTCACCGGCGAGACCGTGGAAAGCGCCGCCTGGCGTTTCATCCTCGCCGAAGACACCGCTCGTGTGCACCTGCTGGCGCACTCGGCGGGTGCACCGTTGATTCCTGCGCCGGATGCATTGGAAGGCGGTATCGACAGGGCGCGGCATGAGTTTTTCGCCTGGCTCAACTTCCTGCCGCTGTGGGACCAGATCCGCACTGAAGAACCCGACCTGCTCAACTAAGGCGCCCACCATGCACAGTCTTTCCCGACGGCAATTGCTGCTGGCCGGTGGCGTGCTTGCAGCTGGTTCTTTGCTGGGCCGTCAAGCTCACGCCGCCGAACCGTTGCGTGTCTGGCGCTACAAAGGCATGGCCGCGTCGTTCATGGCCGATGCCGGCCAGGCGGATACGCCGTACCCGGTGGAATGGGTGGACGTCAGCGGCGGCAACCTAGTGTTGGAAGCCTTGAGCAGCGGTCATCTGGATTACGCCTTCATGAGCGAGATTCCGCCGATTTTTGCCTCGATTGCCAAGGTGCCGATTGCGTTGGTTGCGCTGTTTCAAGGCGACCAGAACGACACCAGCCTGGTGGTGAAAAAAGACAGCGGCCTGCGCACGGTCCAGGACCTCAAGGGCAAGACCATCAGCTATGTGCGGGCCACCAACACCCACTACTTCATACTGAACATGTTCGCACAAAACGGCTTGTCCCTGGCCGATGTGGAGGCCGTGCCGCAGCCGGTGCAGGACGCGCTCACCGCGTTTCGCAACGGCCATGTGGATGCCATTGTCACGGGCGGCATCAGTGCCCTGCAAGCCATCAGCCAAATGGACGGCGAGTTGCTGGCGGACGTCATCCGCTACTACTCCGGCAAATACGTGATTGCGACCACGCAACAGGTATTGGCCAACCCTCAACGCCGCAGCCAGGTAGGCGATTTTTTGCAGCGTGAGAGAGCCACCTGGGACTGGGTCAATGCCCATCCCGAACGCTGGGCCGAGCGCAGTGAAGCGCTGACCGGTATCGACCGCGCGTTGTACTTGCGCCAGTTCCAGCAGCGCAGCCGACCGGCGCGCCTGCTAGGCATCGATACCGACGCCATCAACTCCCAGCAGCAGGTGGCCGACCTGTTTTACCAAAACCATTTGATTAGCCAGAGCGTCGATGCACGACCGCTGTGGCGCGACGACTTCAACCCTATTTTGAACAGTTGACCTGCCATGAAACTCACTGCCTACCGTTCCACCCTGCAACTTGCACCCCTGATGTTCGCCGGCTTCAGCATGCTGCCGGTCTATGCCGCCACCACTGATGACACCCTGGACACGGTGATCGTCACCGGCTCCCGGGGCAGCGAAGCGCGCACCGTCACCAGCAGCCCGGCGCCGATCGATGTGATCAGCGCCCAGCAACTGGAAAAAACCGGCTCCAGCAGCCTGCGTGCCGCGTTGCAGAAAACCTTGCCGTCGTTTTCCCAGCGTCCCTCGGGCACCTCCAACGACAGCGTCGCCCGGCCCTATAGCCTGCGCGGCCTCAACGGTTCCAACGTGCTAGTGCTGGTCAATGGCAAGCGCCGTCACAACAGTGCAGTGATCAACCTCGACTCCACGGCGGCCTACGGCACCAACCCGGTGGACCTGGATATGATCCCGGTCAGTGCCATCGACCATATCGAGGTGCTGCGCGACGGCGCCTCGGCGCAATATGGTTCGGATGCGATTGCCGGGGTGATCAACATCATCCTCAAGCAAAACGACCATGGCGGCTCGGTCAGCACCTCCTACGGCGAATACACCAAAGGCGATGGCGGTACCATTCGCCAGACGCTGAACAGCGGGTTTGCCTTGCCCAATGACGGCTTCTTCAACCTGTCCCTGGACGCCAAGTCCCAGCAGACTGCCGTGCGTGCGCGGGATGCGACGGGCGCGTTCTATTACCGCCAGCCCGACGGCTCGGCCGACCCGCGCGAGGCCAACGACAAGGACGTGCAGAAAAACGGCCTGCCGAAAATCAAGGCAATCAACGTCGCCTACAACGCCGAATTGCCGCTGGACGATGTGACCCTGTATTCGTTCTCCACCCTCAGTAACCGCGATGCGCGCGGTGGGCAGAACTACCGGCGACCGAACTCCACCAACATCATCCCGTCGATCTACCCTGACGGCACCGCGCCGTTCTACACCCTGCGCGAGACCGACTACCAAGTGGCAGCCGGTGGCAAGGGCAAGGTCGCCGAGTGGAACTGGGATTTGAGTTCGACCTTTGGCCGCGACAAAGGCGTGGCCGGTGCCGATGACACCCTCAACGCGTCGCTGGGTCCGTCGAGCCCGACCCACTTCACCACCTACACCAACTACTTCGACCAGTGGACCAACAACCTCGACCTCACCCGCGCCTTTGACGTGGGCCTGAGCAAGCCGCTGCAAATCTCCGGCGGCCTTGAGCACCGGCATGAGCGTTACAAGACCGAGTCCGGCAACCCGCTGTCGTACATCAACGGTGGCTATATCTACCCAAGCGGCCCACTGGCCGGGCAGCCTGGCGCAGTGGGCGCGCAGGGTGCGATCACCCTGACGCCGGAAGACGAAGGCCAGGCCAGTCGCAGCAGCTACGCCAGCTATTTGGATGTGGGCGTCAACCCCACCGAAAAGCTCTACGTCGGCGTGGCCGGGCGCTTCGAGCATTACGACGACGACTCCGGCAACACCCGCAGCGGCAAGCTGTCGCTGCGTTACGACCTGACCCCAGAGTTCGCCTTGCGCGGCACCTTGAGCAATGGTTTCCGCGCACCGTCGCTGTCGCAGTCGGTGTATGCGCAAACCGCCAACCAGTACACCTCGGTCAACGGCGTGGCGCAGTTCGTCGAGGCCAAGTCGGTACGGGTCGATTCCGTGCTGGGCCAGGCCCTCGGTGCTGAGGCGCTCAAACCGGAGAAGTCGCGCAATATCAGCGTCGGGTTTGCCTGGAAGCCGGTCCAGGAAGCCAACGTGACCCTGGATGCCTACCAGATCGAGATCCGTGACCGCATCGCCCAGACCGGCTTCCTGTATGGCACCGGCGTTGACCAGATCCTGCAAGCCAACGGTTTCCGCCCTGGCTACCGGGTGAAGTACTTCACCAACGCCGCCGACACCACCACGCGCGGTATCGACCTGGTCACCGACTACCGCGTCGACTACGGCGCCCTGGGTACCGTCAAGTACGGCGTCGCGGCGAACTACAACAAAACCACCATCGACAGCATCAAGTCGACGCCTGCCTCCCTCACCGCCGCCGGCAGCAACCTGGTGCTGTTCGACCGCGTGGCCCAGGGTTACCTGACCGTGGCCAACCCCAAGACCAAGCTGATCCTCAGCGCCAACTGGAAGGTCGACAACTTCGACATCAACGCTGGCCTGACCCGCTACGACAAGGTCATCGCCCGCGACGCCAACCCCGCTTATGACGTGACCTACGGCGCCAAATGGCTGACCGACCTGGAGGTGGCCTACAACCTCACCAAGGACCTGAACCTGGCGGTGGGCGCCAACAACATCCTCAACGTCAAGGCCGACAACAACGCATTCCCCCAAGGCGATATCAACGGTTTTCCGAAGTTCGGCAGCATCTCGCCGTTCGATCCCTACGGTGCGTTCTGGTACACCCGCGCCACCTACAACTTCTGATGAGGACTGCGACATGAGCCAACACGACCGCCAAATCCTGCTCGGCGCCTTCATCCCCAGTGCGGGCATCATGGGCTCTGCGTGGCGCCACCCGAGCGCCGCCACGGACTCGTTCCGAGACTTCGAACACTACCGCTGGATCGCCGAAAAACTTGAAGCAGCGCGCTTTCATGCGCTGTTCTTCAATGACTCGGTGAACGTCGAACTCGACCTGCAGGCCCTGGCACGCGGGCCCAACAGCGTGCGCTGGGACCCGCTGGTGCTGCTGCCGGCGCTGGCGTTGGTCACGCGCCATATCGGCCTGATCGCGACCGCCAGCACCACCTACAACGAGCCGTACAACATTGCACGCAAGTTCGCCAACATCGACCACTTGAGCGGTGGCCGGGTCGGTTGGAACCTGGTGACGTCCCTGGGCGGCGGCGAGAATTTCAATCGTGATGATCACATTAAGCATGCCGACCGCTACGAGCGCGCCGAAGAGTTCTATGACGTGGTCACCGGCCTGTGGGACAGCTGGGCCGACGATGCCTTTATCCAGGACAAGGCCAGCGGGAAATGGCTGGATACCGACAAGCTGCATGTGCTCAACCACCACGGCAAACACTTCCAGGTGCAAGGCCCGCTGAATGCCTCGCGGCCAGTGCAGGGGTATCCGGTGATCGCCCAGGCCGGGTCCTCCGACACCGGTCGGCGGCTGGCTGCGCGGGCAGGGGAGTTGATTTTCACCGCGCAACACACGGTGGAGCAGGGCCTGGCGTTCTACCAGGAGATTAAGCAGACCGCTGCTGCATTGGGGCGCAACCCCGAGCACCTGAAGGTGCTGCCGGGGGTGTCCACCGTGATTGGCCGTACCCAGGCGGAAGCCCATGCCAAGTACGACCAGTTGCAGGAGCTGCTAGACCCGAAAACCTTCCTCAGTTCGATCTCGCGCTTTACCAGTCTGGGTTTTGACCTGTCGGAGCTGCCGTTCGATTCGCTGGTGCCGTTGCCGCCGGAGCACTTCGACACCAACACCCACAAGAGCCGGCAGAAACTGGTGTTTGACCTGATCCGCCGCGAGCGCCCAACGGTGCGCGAGCTGTTCAACAAACTCACCGCGGGTGGGCATCGCATCCTGATCGGTACGCCCGAAAGCGTGGCGGATGACTTCCAGGAATGGTTCGAAAGTGGCGCTGCCGATGGCTTCAACGTGATGTTTTCCGGGCTGCACCAAAGCATCACGGACTTCACCGAGGGCGTGGTGCCGGAGTTGCAGCGTCGTGGCCTGTTCCGTCGGGAATACCAGGGCCAGACCCTGCGCGAGAACCTTGGGCTGCCGTATATCGCCAACCGTCATCAGGGAGCGCGTACATGAAGCAGCTTTCAGTCGCGATGCTGGCGTTGCTCTTGGCGGCGTGCGGCGGGCCGTCCGACAAGGTCACCCAGGCGGATGCCTCCAAACCCCAAAGCGGCGGCACCTTGCGCGTGGCGCTGGACGGCGACCCGCAGTGCGTCGACCCGCAGCAGGCCGGCAACAACACCGCGCTGAACGTGGGGCGGCAACTGGTGGATTCGCTGACCGATCAAGACCCGGTTACCGGCGACATCGTGCCATGGCTGGCCGAGCGTTGGGAGGTGGACGCGGATTCGCGGCGCTTTACCTTCGTGCTGCGCCAAGGCGCCACGTTCAGCGATGGCGCGCCGGTGGACGCGGCTGCCGTCAAGGCCAACCTGGAAGCCATCGTCGCCTTGGGCGCGCGTTCGATACTGGGCTCGACCTACCTGGCGGGCCTCAAAAGCATCGAGACGCCGGACAGCCACACCGTGGTGGTGGCGTTCGAGCAACCCAACGCGCAATTCCTCCAAGCCACCTCGACCATGACTTTGGGGTTGTTGTCGCCGGCCAACCTGGCGCTGCCTTCGGGCGACCGCTGCCAGGGTCAGTTGGTCGGTTCGGGGCCGTTTGTGCTCAAGTCATTCGTGCATAACCAGAAGGTCTCGCTGGTGCGCCGTGACGACTATGCGTGGGGTTCATCGCTGTCGGCGCACAAGGGCAAGGCCTGGCTGGACGCTATCGAGTTCCTGATCATTCCCGAATCCGGCGTGCGCCTGGGCAGCCTGGCTTCCGGGCAGATCGAGGTGAACACCAGCGTGGCACCCCAGGATGAACCGAGCATCGGAGGGCAAGGCCTGGTGCTGTTGACCCGTGCCAATCCCGGTGTGGTATTCAACCTGGCACTGAACGAATCGACGCCGCTGTTCGCCGACATCAAGGTGCGTCAGGCGCTGAGCAAGGCGATTGACCGCGCTGAGTTGCAGCGCATCATTTCACGCTATCAGAAACCGGCGACTGCGTTGCTGGCCACCAGCACACCGCTGTACCGCGACTTTTCCAGCCTGTTGGCCTATGACCCGGACGGCGCACGCAAACTGCTGGACGAAGCCGGTTGGCAAGTGGGTGCTGACGGTGTGCGGGTCAAGGATGGTAAGCGCCTGTCGTTTCGCCTGGATTACTGGCAGCAGACGCCGATCCTGGAACTGGTGCAGCAACAGCTGAAAGGCGTGGGCATCGAGTTCCAGTTGAACAAGTCCACCATCAGCCAGGTCACTGCGATTCAGGCTAACGGGGATTTCAGTGTGCGCTTCCTCAACCTCACCCGTGCCGACCCGGACGTGTTGCGCACGGTGTATTACGCCCAGGGTTACAACATTAACCAACGCCAGCCGAGTGAAGTGGACCGGTTGTTGCGCGAGTCCTCCGAAACCCTCGACACCGCCAAGCGCCAAGTGCTGGTCGACCAGGCCAGTGAGTTGCTGCTGCGCGACGGCCATGCGATTGCCTTGGTGGAGCTGGCAACGGTGTTGGCTCACGGCAAGAAAGTCCAGGGCCTGCATTACGAAGCGTCGTCACGCCTGCAATTCTTCGACACCTGGTTGCAACCATGAAAGGCGCGGCGTTTTACCTGTTGGCCCGGGGCGGGCAGGCGTTGTTGGTGTTGTGGGCGGCGTTCAGCTTGTCGTTCGTGATTCTGTATGCGCTGCCCAGCGACCCGGTGAGCATCATGCTGAACCAGAGTGGCGAGCAGAGCACGGTCAACCAGCAGCAAGTGGCGCAGTTGCGTGCGCAGTACCACCTGGATGAACCGCTGGCGGTGCAGTACGGCATTGCGTTGTGGCATGCGGTGCAGCTGGATTTTGGCAACTCGATCCAGAGTGGCCAGCCGGTGTCGGCCTCGCTGGCTGAAGCGTTGCCGAAGACGGCGGCGCTGGCGCTGGTGTCGTTGGCGGTTTCATTGGTGCTGGGTGTGGGCCTGGCGCTGCTGGCCAGCCTGACCCGCCAGCGTTGGCTGCGCGATTTACTGCTCGGTTTGCCGGCGGTGGCGGTGTCGCTACCGACCTTTTGGGTGGGGTTGCTGCTGTTGCAGTGGTTTTCGTTTGGCTGGCACCTGTTCCCGGCGATGGGCAATCAGGGGCTGGCCTCGTTGGTGCTTCCGACACTGACCTTGGCGATTCCCACCAGCGCAGTGATCGCCCAGGTATTGGCGCGTTCGCTGGCGGCCACCTCGCGGCTGCCCTTCGTCGATGCCCTGCGCGCCAAGGGCCTGAGCCCGTTGCGGGTGCTGCTGACCCATGTGCTGCATAACGCGGTGATCCCGATCCTCAGCCTCAGCGGGGTGATTGTCGGCTCGCTGCTGGCAGGTTCCGTGGTCACCGAAACCGTGTTCTCCCGCGAAGGTATCGGCCGCCTGGCCCAAGGCGCGGTGAGCAGCCAAGACATCCCGGTGGTGCAGGGCGTGGTGGTGTTGGCGGCGCTGATATTCATCACGGTCAACCTGTTGGTGGACCTGTTGTATCCCTTGCTCGATCCACGCATTCGCGGAGCCGCACGATGAGCCTTGCATTGACTGCCGTGCTGCCACGGCCGCGTTATTTCACGCTGCTGCGGCGGCGTCCGTTGTTGCCGCTGGGCGTGATCGTGTTGTTGCTGGTACTCGGTTGGGCGCTGTGGCCGCAGTTGTTTACGCATTTCGATCCGTTGCTCGGCGTGCCGTCCAACGCATTGCAAAGCCCCTCGACTACGCATTGGTTCGGCACCGATCACCTGGGGCGTGACCTCTACAGCCGCACCGTGTACGGCGCTGGGCTGTCGTTGCGCGCGACGTTACTGGCGGTGTTGATCGCGTTGTTCAGCGGCATTGTGCTGGGTGTATTGGCCGGCTTCTTTGGTGGCTGGGTCGACGCGTTGCTGATGCGCTTGGTGGAAGTACTGATGGCAATCCCCGCGCTCTTGCTGGCGATGGCAGTGATCACGGTGCTGGGGTTTGGCACGGTGAATATCGCCTTGGCGGTGGGGTTGTCGTCGGTGGCGACCTTCGCCCGCCTGGTGCGGGGTGAAGTGTTGCGCTGGCGCGCCAGTACTTTTGTCGAAGCGGCGTCGGCCTGTGGCGTGGGGCCGTGGACCATTATCGTGCGGCACATCCTGCCCCACGCCAGCGCGCCGGTGTTGGCCTTGGCGGCGCTGGAATTCGGCAGCGCGGTGCTGTCGGTCTCGGCCCTGAGTTTTCTCGGCTTTGGCGCACCGCCACCGCAACCGGAATGGGGGATGTTGGTGGCCGAAGGGCGTAACTACATGATCTCCGCCTGGTGGTACACCAGCCTGCCGGGCCTGGTGGTGGTGGCGGTGGTGGTATCGGCCAACCAATTGGCGCGGGCGTTGCAACAGGATCAAGGGGCTGTGAGATGACCGAGCAAGTGTTGTTGGATGTACGCGAACTGCGCATCGCCTACCACGGCCGTGACGGGCGCACCGAAGGCGTGGCGGGTATCGATTTTCAACTCAAGGCCGGGGAAATCCTGGCGATTGTCGGCGAGTCCGGCTCAGGCAAATCCACCACCGCTGCGGCGCTGGTGGGGTTGCTGGCGGGCAATGCGCAGATCGAATCCGGCAGCATTCGCCTGGCGGGGCAGGAACTGACCACCGCCAGCGAGCGCCAATGGCAAAGCATTCGCGGGCGCAGCGTGGGGTTTGTGCCCCAGGACCCGGCGTTGTCCCTGGACCCGGTGAAACGCATCGGCCAGCAGCTGGTGGAAGCGTTGACCCTGCACGGCGTACCCAAACCGCTGGCGCGCAAACGCAGCTTGGACCTGCTGCGGGAAGTCGGTTTGGTGGAGGCCGAACGGGTTGCGCGAGGCTATCCCTACCAACTCTCCGGCGGCATGCGCCAACGGGTACTGATCGCCATCGCCCTGGCCAACGACCCACCGCTGGTGATCGCCGACGAACCCACCAGCGCGCTGGATGTGGGCGTGCAGCGGCAGATTCTCGACCGCCTGCAAACCCTGGCCCGCGAGCGCGGCACGGCGGTGTTGTTGATCACCCATGACCTGGGCGTGGCGCTGGACCGGGCGGATCGGCTGTTGGTGATGCACCAGGGCCGGATTGTCGAGACGGGCGCGGCGCGCCAGGTATTCCAGGCGCCGCAGCATGCCTATACGCGGCAACTGCTGGAAGCGGCGCCGAGTTTGTTGGTGCAGCAGCGGCGGCAGGTGAGTGCAGTGCGGGTTGATGAAGCGCCGCTGTTGACGGTGCAGGGGTTGAGCAAGGACTTCTCCACCTGGCGCCAGCCGGGGCCGTTGGCGGTGGACGATGTGTCGTTCCACTTGCCACGCCACGGCACGACCAGCCTGGTCGGCGAGTCGGGCTCGGGCAAATCCACCACGGCGCGGTTGATCCTGGGGCTGGAGCGGTTGGACAGCGGCAGTGTGATGTTTGACGGGCAAGACATCAGCCGGGTGTCGCGGCGCGATTGGCAGG
The genomic region above belongs to Pseudomonas azotoformans and contains:
- a CDS encoding TonB-dependent receptor plug domain-containing protein: MKLTAYRSTLQLAPLMFAGFSMLPVYAATTDDTLDTVIVTGSRGSEARTVTSSPAPIDVISAQQLEKTGSSSLRAALQKTLPSFSQRPSGTSNDSVARPYSLRGLNGSNVLVLVNGKRRHNSAVINLDSTAAYGTNPVDLDMIPVSAIDHIEVLRDGASAQYGSDAIAGVINIILKQNDHGGSVSTSYGEYTKGDGGTIRQTLNSGFALPNDGFFNLSLDAKSQQTAVRARDATGAFYYRQPDGSADPREANDKDVQKNGLPKIKAINVAYNAELPLDDVTLYSFSTLSNRDARGGQNYRRPNSTNIIPSIYPDGTAPFYTLRETDYQVAAGGKGKVAEWNWDLSSTFGRDKGVAGADDTLNASLGPSSPTHFTTYTNYFDQWTNNLDLTRAFDVGLSKPLQISGGLEHRHERYKTESGNPLSYINGGYIYPSGPLAGQPGAVGAQGAITLTPEDEGQASRSSYASYLDVGVNPTEKLYVGVAGRFEHYDDDSGNTRSGKLSLRYDLTPEFALRGTLSNGFRAPSLSQSVYAQTANQYTSVNGVAQFVEAKSVRVDSVLGQALGAEALKPEKSRNISVGFAWKPVQEANVTLDAYQIEIRDRIAQTGFLYGTGVDQILQANGFRPGYRVKYFTNAADTTTRGIDLVTDYRVDYGALGTVKYGVAANYNKTTIDSIKSTPASLTAAGSNLVLFDRVAQGYLTVANPKTKLILSANWKVDNFDINAGLTRYDKVIARDANPAYDVTYGAKWLTDLEVAYNLTKDLNLAVGANNILNVKADNNAFPQGDINGFPKFGSISPFDPYGAFWYTRATYNF
- a CDS encoding ABC transporter permease encodes the protein MKGAAFYLLARGGQALLVLWAAFSLSFVILYALPSDPVSIMLNQSGEQSTVNQQQVAQLRAQYHLDEPLAVQYGIALWHAVQLDFGNSIQSGQPVSASLAEALPKTAALALVSLAVSLVLGVGLALLASLTRQRWLRDLLLGLPAVAVSLPTFWVGLLLLQWFSFGWHLFPAMGNQGLASLVLPTLTLAIPTSAVIAQVLARSLAATSRLPFVDALRAKGLSPLRVLLTHVLHNAVIPILSLSGVIVGSLLAGSVVTETVFSREGIGRLAQGAVSSQDIPVVQGVVVLAALIFITVNLLVDLLYPLLDPRIRGAAR
- a CDS encoding ABC transporter permease, encoding MSLALTAVLPRPRYFTLLRRRPLLPLGVIVLLLVLGWALWPQLFTHFDPLLGVPSNALQSPSTTHWFGTDHLGRDLYSRTVYGAGLSLRATLLAVLIALFSGIVLGVLAGFFGGWVDALLMRLVEVLMAIPALLLAMAVITVLGFGTVNIALAVGLSSVATFARLVRGEVLRWRASTFVEAASACGVGPWTIIVRHILPHASAPVLALAALEFGSAVLSVSALSFLGFGAPPPQPEWGMLVAEGRNYMISAWWYTSLPGLVVVAVVVSANQLARALQQDQGAVR
- a CDS encoding ABC transporter substrate-binding protein; protein product: MHSLSRRQLLLAGGVLAAGSLLGRQAHAAEPLRVWRYKGMAASFMADAGQADTPYPVEWVDVSGGNLVLEALSSGHLDYAFMSEIPPIFASIAKVPIALVALFQGDQNDTSLVVKKDSGLRTVQDLKGKTISYVRATNTHYFILNMFAQNGLSLADVEAVPQPVQDALTAFRNGHVDAIVTGGISALQAISQMDGELLADVIRYYSGKYVIATTQQVLANPQRRSQVGDFLQRERATWDWVNAHPERWAERSEALTGIDRALYLRQFQQRSRPARLLGIDTDAINSQQQVADLFYQNHLISQSVDARPLWRDDFNPILNS
- a CDS encoding LLM class flavin-dependent oxidoreductase — encoded protein: MSQHDRQILLGAFIPSAGIMGSAWRHPSAATDSFRDFEHYRWIAEKLEAARFHALFFNDSVNVELDLQALARGPNSVRWDPLVLLPALALVTRHIGLIATASTTYNEPYNIARKFANIDHLSGGRVGWNLVTSLGGGENFNRDDHIKHADRYERAEEFYDVVTGLWDSWADDAFIQDKASGKWLDTDKLHVLNHHGKHFQVQGPLNASRPVQGYPVIAQAGSSDTGRRLAARAGELIFTAQHTVEQGLAFYQEIKQTAAALGRNPEHLKVLPGVSTVIGRTQAEAHAKYDQLQELLDPKTFLSSISRFTSLGFDLSELPFDSLVPLPPEHFDTNTHKSRQKLVFDLIRRERPTVRELFNKLTAGGHRILIGTPESVADDFQEWFESGAADGFNVMFSGLHQSITDFTEGVVPELQRRGLFRREYQGQTLRENLGLPYIANRHQGART
- a CDS encoding class II aldolase/adducin family protein, coding for MSHSTLFPQTIYTLPYDNNRLALGAVPKLDDPLQERVNRKQKLAAAYRLFGRLGYEVGVAGHFTARDPVHRDHYWINPLGVPFSQITVSHLLRVDSNGQVVEGEGMLNTSALELHHDLQQARPEVVGIAHLHGFHGRVWSSLGRLFDPITAESGAFLDDQVIFPRHALRTATGALEQDRKIVAQAFVETFAQNNLLVWQNHGLWVTGETVESAAWRFILAEDTARVHLLAHSAGAPLIPAPDALEGGIDRARHEFFAWLNFLPLWDQIRTEEPDLLN
- a CDS encoding ABC transporter substrate-binding protein, whose product is MKQLSVAMLALLLAACGGPSDKVTQADASKPQSGGTLRVALDGDPQCVDPQQAGNNTALNVGRQLVDSLTDQDPVTGDIVPWLAERWEVDADSRRFTFVLRQGATFSDGAPVDAAAVKANLEAIVALGARSILGSTYLAGLKSIETPDSHTVVVAFEQPNAQFLQATSTMTLGLLSPANLALPSGDRCQGQLVGSGPFVLKSFVHNQKVSLVRRDDYAWGSSLSAHKGKAWLDAIEFLIIPESGVRLGSLASGQIEVNTSVAPQDEPSIGGQGLVLLTRANPGVVFNLALNESTPLFADIKVRQALSKAIDRAELQRIISRYQKPATALLATSTPLYRDFSSLLAYDPDGARKLLDEAGWQVGADGVRVKDGKRLSFRLDYWQQTPILELVQQQLKGVGIEFQLNKSTISQVTAIQANGDFSVRFLNLTRADPDVLRTVYYAQGYNINQRQPSEVDRLLRESSETLDTAKRQVLVDQASELLLRDGHAIALVELATVLAHGKKVQGLHYEASSRLQFFDTWLQP
- a CDS encoding dipeptide ABC transporter ATP-binding protein gives rise to the protein MTEQVLLDVRELRIAYHGRDGRTEGVAGIDFQLKAGEILAIVGESGSGKSTTAAALVGLLAGNAQIESGSIRLAGQELTTASERQWQSIRGRSVGFVPQDPALSLDPVKRIGQQLVEALTLHGVPKPLARKRSLDLLREVGLVEAERVARGYPYQLSGGMRQRVLIAIALANDPPLVIADEPTSALDVGVQRQILDRLQTLARERGTAVLLITHDLGVALDRADRLLVMHQGRIVETGAARQVFQAPQHAYTRQLLEAAPSLLVQQRRQVSAVRVDEAPLLTVQGLSKDFSTWRQPGPLAVDDVSFHLPRHGTTSLVGESGSGKSTTARLILGLERLDSGSVMFDGQDISRVSRRDWQALRRRIQVVYQNPYASLNPRLSLEQIISEPLQAFDIGDAAWRRQRAATLLEQVELPARLLGSRAVELSGGQRQRVAIARALALEPQLLVLDEPLSALDASIQGQILKLLGELQERLGLSYLFISHDLAVVRQISDHVVVMRSGRVVEQGDCEQIFTAPGSGYTRSLLADIPGWFLEVG